AAAATAGTAGAAAGTTCAATGAGTTTTACTCTAGTTTATATAGTTGGAATTTTCTAATATTTACAAATGTAAGGGTTTTCTTTTTTGATACAAGAATCTGGGAGGGATTTATTTGAATCAAGTTTCATCTATTAATACCGTTGAAAGAAGTACTGTAAAGAAAACAATGAGAAGAATACTGCCGTTTATTTTAATTCTCTATGTCGTTGCTTTCTTGGATCGCGTTAATTTGGGATATGCAGCTTTGGAGATGAATGCAGATTTAGCATTAACGGCTGAAGCGTTTGGATTATTGTCTGGTTTATTCTTTATCAGTTATTTCATCTTTGAAGTCCCGAGCAACCTGATTTTACACAAAGTTGGTGCACGGCTTTGGATTGCCCGTATTATGATTACTTGGGGTATTGTAGTCGTATTAACTGGGTTTATCCAATCTGCGACCCACTTATATATTTTGCGCTTTTTATTGGGTGCTGCAGAAGCAGGGTTTGTCCCAGGGATTATTCTTTACTTAACGTATTGGTTTAGAGCCCGTGAAAGAGGTAAGGCAACTGCTCTCTTTTTTGTTGCCTTGCCATTAAGTGCATTAATCGGTGCGCCTCTTTCTACCTGGATCATGGATACTGTGACTTGGGGAGGATTATCAGGCTGGCGGTGGATGTTTATTTTAGAGGGCATACCTGCAGTTCTATTAGGTATTGTGGTTTTGTTTTACTTGACAGACCGTCCTGTTAACGCCAAATGGTTAACAGAAAAGGAAAAAACATGGCTTGAAGATGAGCTTGTTAAAGAAAGAAACCTAAGTGCAAAATTAAATAAATCATCACATCTTGGTATGTTAAAGGAATCGAAAGTTTGGAAATTAGCTTTATTTAATATTGCTGGATTTGTTGCGGTGAATGCTCTCTCGTATTGGATGCCTACGATCATTAAATCACTTTCATCTTCTGAAACAACCAATATGCAAATTGGCTGGCTGGCTATGATTCCTTCAATTATCGCGATTCCATCCATACTTTTTACAGGGTGGAATGCAGATAGAACGGGCAGGCATAAATTGCATTTAGGCGCATGTGTTTCAATTGCTATGATTGGGTTCATAGGATGTGCATTCGTTTCAAGCGTGCCGCTGATGGTATTAATGCTATCAATTACTTCAGCAGGACTTTATGGAATATCCGGAACTTTCTATGCCTATATCACCTTTTTCTTTTCTGAATCAACCGCTCCAGCTGGAATTGCATTAGTGAGTACACTTTCTTCACTTGGCGGTTTCATGGGCCCAATGTTAATGGGTATTTTCGATTTTAAACAAGCGATGTTTATCATTGCGGGGTGCTTACTTGTCAGTCTGATTACCCTATTTACCTTAAGATTAGTGAAGAAAGATCAGAAAGATCTAGTCGATACAGGAACAGTAGAGATCCCGAATTAATTTGAACGAAGTGATAAATCGAATCTCCAAAATTATTTGAGCCCATTTTGGGCTTTTTTTTATGGAAACGACACTCAATTAGCTGAAGTTTTTTGTTAATCTGTCAACAATCCAACAAAAAACTACTGAAAAATGAATAATAATCAAATACTTTTTATTCTAGAAATAAACGATTAAATTTTCTAAAATTTCAGTAATAGATAAACTTCTCTATATCTAAATGTTAAAAAAAATGTAAGGGATTTCATCCAAGAGGGATTTTCTAAAAAAACTTTTATATTTGCAAGGAGGAGAATAGTAATTTGACAAACATTACTCAACAATCAATTAAAACGGCTAATTTTGAAACCTATTTAAATCGTGCTGGTGAAGGGAATTCGGAAGTGATTTTATTTTTACATGGCTCTGGACCAGGTGTTACATCGTTTGCAAACTGGCGCTATGCCTTAAAAGCATGCTCTGAGACATATGACTGTCTTGCACCAGATCTTTTAGGGTTTGGAAACAGCAGCCATCCTGAGACATTGCCAAAGAATAGGCAAGGATGGATGGATTTATGGGTAAATCAACTCATGGAGCTTCTAGATGAATTGGGTGTTCAAAAGGCCCATTTAGTGGGGAATTCGTTGGGATGTTCCATTGCACTTGAGCTTCTATTAGAACATCCGGAACGTTTTGACCAAGTGGTTTTGATGGGACCGGGAGGAACACCAAATACCAAATTAAGCCCAGAATTAGCTCGTGCGAAAGGTTTTTATGACAATCCATCACCAAAGAAATTGCGGCAAATTATGAGCTGGTTTGTATATGATGCGGAGGAAATGGCACCAATCATTGATGCGATTACTGATTATCGATATGAAACAGCCATGAAACCAGATGTCCGTATTTCCAATGATTCTATTTTCGCAACTGCTGCGGTACCTGTTCCTGTAACAGCACTAAGAAGAATTGAGCATCCTGTCCTGCTCGTTCATGGTCGTGATGATATGGTTTGCTCGGTAGAGTCCAGCTATTACTTGCTCTCACATCTGCCGAATTCACAACTCCATGTATACGGTAAATGCGGTCACTGGACTCAAATCGAAAAGCAAGAAAGCTTTAATCAACTCATTCAAAATTATTTTGCAGATATCATTTAATGAAAAAAAGGAGGAATGTAGAATGTATTTACCTGAAATTGCTAAGTTAGGGCATGTCGCACTCGTTACACCGGATCTTGAAAAATCACTTTGGTTTTTCCGTGATGTAATCGGTTTAGAAGTAACGGAGGAAGTAAATGGAACGTATTATTTACGTGCATGGGGTGATTTTGAACACCACTCACTATCATTAACAGCGGGGGATAGAGGATATGTTGATCATATCGGCTGGAGAACAAAACGACCAGAAGATGTAGAAGGTTTTGCTCAGCTGCTTGAAAAAGCCGGAACAGAAGTAAAATGGATTGAAGCAGGAGAAGAGACTGGTCAAGGAAGAGCGATTCGTTTTAAACTGCCAAGTCAGCATTCCTTTGAAATTTATTATGATGTAGAAAAACCGAAAGCAGATGAAAAAAGACGTTCAGTCTTGAAAAATCAAACATACAAGGCTTGGGCACGTGGCTGCTCACCTAGAAGATTTGACCATGTAAATATTGCTACATCCATGGATGTACAAGAAATCCTTGATTACTTGGGCAATCAATTAGGTTTTAAGCTGCGTGAATATGTGAGGTATAACAATGAAACAACCTTAGCCGGCTGGATGAGTGTAACACCTCTCGTTCATGACATAGCTGTTATCACAAGACCACAGGCAAAGACGCCTAACCAGCTTCATCACATTTCCTATTGGCTGGATAACGCACAGGATGTCCTGCGGGCAGCTGATATATTAAGCGAAGAAGGCATTAAGTTCATCGGCCCTGGTAAACACGGGGTTTCTCAAGCATTATACTTATATGTAATTGATCCAGGCAGTGGCTGCCGTGTTGAATTGTTTAGTAATTCCTATTTAATTTTTGAACCGGATTGGGAGCCTGTTGAGTGGACAGAAGAGGATCATTCCATTGCAAACACCTATTGGGGCGATTCCGTTATGGACAAGGACATGAACAAACCAACAATTGAGGCTTAAATACAAATGGCACAAGTGCCCGTTTAGCGAAGTACACTAGTCGCTGGGCGCTGGGGCTGGATTTAGAAAGCTGACTCAAAAGTAATTGAGTCAGCTTTTTTAAAAGAGATTTTTAGGTGGAAGTGTCCACCTTAGGAAAGAGAGGCAGATTGTAGTGAGTGATAACAGAATTTATGAAACAGATATTGTTGTAGTTGGTGCGGGAAATGCTGCTATGTCCGCAGCGATATCCGCAAGGGAAAATGGCGCGAGTGTTTTGGTAATTGAAAAATCACCAGAAGCTGAAAAAGGAGGAAACAGCACCTATACTCATGGTTCCATTCGGTTTGCTTATAATGGTGTCGAAGATTTAAAGGAGATTATGCCAGATCTTTCTCCAGAAGATATCGAGTCATCAGATTTTGGAGTCTATTCCGAGGAAGAATTTTATGAAGATATGTGTCGTGTTACAAATTATCGGACCGACCCGGAATTGGCCTCGATTCTTACGGGGAAAAGCTTTGAAACGATGAAATGGCTCACCTCCCATAAGGTACGCTGGGTGCCTATATATGGTCGTCAAGCCTTTAAGGTTGACGATAAATTTAAGTTCTGGGGCGGAATGATTGTTGAATCCGTAGGCGGTGGACCGGGATTAGTGGAAACCCTGCACAAAGAAGCATCTTCTTTAGGTGTCCAAACCCTATTCAATGCCATGGCGACTGAGCTAATCCATGATGACCAGGGTGTACATGGAGTGATTTTTAAGCACAATGGCAAAACAACAAAGGTACATGCTAAAGCAGTGATCTTGGCCTCTGGAGGCTTTCACGCAAATCCTGAAATGCGGACGCGATACTTAGGACCAAAATGGGATTTGGCTCATGCTAGAGGGAGCCGTTTTAACACCGGTGAAGGTATTCAAATGGCATTAAACATTGGCGCTCTTGCCAGCGGTAACTGGTCGGGCTGTCATTCGGTCGGAGGAGACAGGTATCTTCCGGATTTTACGGAAGGCTTTCAAAAACTTAGCTATCCTTTTGGAATCATGGTAAACGCAGAAGGAAAACGCTTTGTGGATGAGGGAGCTGATTTCCGGAATTACACGTATGCAAAATATGGCAGGTTAATTCTTGAACAGCCGGGACAATTTGCCTGGCAGATTTTTGACCAAAAAACATCTCGACTATTACGAGAAGAATACAAAGGCAGGCAAGTTACCAAAGTAAAAGCCGCTACACTAGAGGAATTAGCTGAAAAACTCGAGGGCGTTAATCCTGAAGGGTTCTTACAAACGGTCAAAGAGTACAATGCGTCGATTCGGAAAGATATTCCGTTTAATCCAAATATCAAAGACGGCAGGTGTACAGAAGGGTTACCGATACCAAAATCAAATTGGGCAAACACGTTTGAGGAAGGCCCGTTTGAGGCCTATGCGGTTACCTGCGGCATTACCTTTACTTTTGGCGGCTTAAAAATTAACCCAAAGACAGAAGTTCAAGATGTATTATCCAACTCTATTCCAGGACTATATGCTGCTGGAGAATTAGTAGGAGGTTTGTTTTATTTTAACTACCCAGGTGGTGCAGGACTGATGGCTGGATCTGTATTTGGAAAAATTGCAGGGGAAAAAGCAGCGAAATTTATCAAAACAAAGGAACTATTGAATTCATAAAAGATTCCTAACTTTTTCTGATTTTTGGGACAAAACTACTGATTTATCACCAAAAAACTAATAAAAGTTATCTAAAAACATTTGAAAATTGAAAGGTTTTTACCCTATAAAAAAGTTTTGTAATTTTCTAAAATTTAACTAAGATCTTAAACGAATAAGCGAAATAAAATTGAAAAGGGGATTTTATAATGAACAAAGTAGCCTATAGTGATGCTTACCTTGTAGATAAAGCCAAAGCACTTGTTCCAAAGCTGAAGGAAAGAGCTAAAGAAACGGAAGAAATTCGCAGAATTCCTGAAGCAACCATAAATGAATTAAAAGAAGCTGGACTTTTCAAGTTACTTCGTCCACAAATTTATGGCGGCTATCAAACGAGTATGAGAACCTATTCTGATGTTATTGTTGAAATTTCCCGCGGCTGTGCTTCAACAGGCTGGATTCTATCACTTTGTGCTATTCGAGAACTGATGGTGGCGGAATCATTTACGGAAAAAACGCATCAAGAAATATATGGAGAGAATGAGGATAATGTTCTTTTCGCAGGAGTCTATGAACCTAGAAAATGTATTGCCAGAAAAGTTGAGGGTGGATATTTAATCGAAGAAGGTTTCTGGATGTTCTGCTCAGGATCACTTCATGCGACTTGGGGATACTTCGGAATGGCAATCAGGGATGATGGAGGAAACCTCGTAGATCAAGCCTTAATGACACTTCCTTTCGAAGAATTAGAGATTATGGATGACTGGCATGTTATGGGGTTGAAGGGTACAGGAAGTAACAGCGTAAAAATGACGAACGTCTTTATTCCAGATCATCGAGTTGTTTCATTTGCCGATGTATTGAATGGACAATTTAAATCAGATCATCTCAGGGATATACCTTTATATAATACAGCACTTTTTCCAGCTCTAGCTTTATCACTTGCATTGCCAGGATTAGGATTGGCCAAGGCAGCATTAGAATTTTTCCAAGTAACGCTTCCAAATCGAAAGGCTGCCCATATTGGTGTAGAAAATTTAGTAGATTCACCTACTCTACATTCTTTACTTGCCGAAGCTGCGTTGAAAATTGACACCGCTTCCATGCATTACTACCGTGTGGCCGATGAATTAGATGCTTGGGCTGCCAGCGGTAATTTCATGGATAAGCCAGCACGAGTGAAGGCACTAGCAGATATCGGTTATGCCAATCAAGTAAGTAAAGAAGCACTCGATATTTTAATTCTTGCAAGCGGTTCTGGTTATGTATATGAAGGTCATCCGCTGCAAAGGATTTTCCGTGATTTTTGGACGCTATATTCACACAGAACGCTTTCACCTTTAATCACCAAAGAAAATTATGGTCGCGTTCTATCCGGTTTAGAATCGAATGCACTAAGGTATTAGAATGCTGCTAATCTACCAAAAAAAATCTTAATCAAGAAGAAAGGAGACTGTATGGAAACGATCTATATAAACCGTGATACTTTAGCAGATTGGCAGGGAAAGGCAAACGCATGTGTAATGGCCCTTGGTTTTTTTGATGGACTCCATTACGGACATCGAGAAGTAATTAAAACAGCTTTACGGAAAGCGAAAGATAAGGGTGTATCGCTCGCAGTTATGAGTTTCTTTCCACATCCAAAGTCTGTCCTAACTAATGGGGAAAAACAAATTGACTATTTAATCCCCCTTTCTGTTAAGGAGAAAATTCTTCGGGGGCTTGGTGTCGATACGTTTTATATTGTTGAATTCACTAGGGAATTTGCCGCACTATCACCTGAACAATATGTTAAAGATTATCTGGTCAATCTAGGGGTTATCCATGCAGTTGCTGGTTTTGATTTTACTTATGGCTCTATGGGAATCGGAAATTTAGAGCGTTTGAAGAATGATTCCGGGGGAATCATTGATGTGACAAAGGTGGAAAAAGTAGCATGCCGTGGCGAGAAAATCAGCTCTACCAGCATACGTGAAAGATTAGTTGCAGGCAATGTAGAAGAACTGCCAGATTTTCTTGGCTGTTTGTATGAAGTAGAAGGAATGTGGGATGGTCAAACCTTTAAACTGAATCCATTCTATACACTTCCTGCCCCCGGAAAGTATGCGGTAACCATTAGTATGGGAAATTCATCTATGCCTACAGAAGTGATTGTGGAAGAAAAATCTCTCAAACCTGTTTCAGAACTGCCGCTATATATATTTGGGAGGCTATCGATTGTTTGGCATCAGCGTATCTCCGAGGAGGCTCCCTCTTCTCGTCCTATTTTAAAAGTTGGAGGATTAACTCTATGAATAAATGTAAAGATTTTCAAAAGCTGCTTCATGAACCAGGTTCCTTTATCCTTCCTGGTGCCTATGATGCGATGTCTGCAAAATTAATAGAAGAAATTGGCTTTAAGGCGATTTACGCAACGGGAGCTGGTATATCCAATGCGCAGCTTGGCTGGGCTGACGTTGGACTTACTTCTCTAAAGGAAGTGGTTGATATTGTTGCAAGAATGGCCGACGTTACAAATATTCCGATTGTAGTAGATGGAGACACTGGGTTCGGTAATGCGATAAATGTCATTCGGACTGTAAAAGAGTTTGAACGCGCAGGTGTCGCAGCCATTCAGATGGAGGATCAGGTATCACCAAAGAAATGCGGTCATTTTAACGGAAAAGAAGTCATTTCTAAGGAAGAAATGGTAGGGAAAATCAAGGCTGCCTTAGATGCCAGGAAAGATGAAAATCTCGCGATAATGGCACGCACTGATGCAATTGCTGTCAATGGTGTGGAAGACGCGATAGACAGGGCTTTTGCCTATTACGAAGCAGGCGCCGATATTATTTTTGTAGAAGCACCAAATACAGTTGAACAATTACGGCAAATTACAAGTTCACTAAAAGGAATCCCGCAGGTTATTAATTTAGTAGAGGGCGGCAAAACTCCGCTAATTTCCTTAAAAGAAGCAGAAGAAATCGGTTTTAAAATCATGCTGTGTGCAAATACAGCACTTCGCTCCGCCATTAAAGGGATTACTGAATCCTTAAGAATTCTTAAAGAAGAAGGCTCTCAGGAAAATCTATTACCTTTAATTTGTACCTGGGAAGAAAGACAATCTCTTTTCAAACTGGGTCAAATCAAAGAGTGGGAAAAGAAGTATTTAAATATATAAGGAGGACCAAAAAATGGAGAGAGAATTGGATTATGACATTGTAGTAATTGGCTGCGGTGTGGCTGGAACAGCAGCAGCTTTGTCTGCTGCGGAAAGTGCCAAGAAAGAAGGAAGGAATTTACGAATTGCAATCTTAGAACGTACAGATTACGATCATCGAGGCGGAAATTCAAGGTGGACAGCGTCTTATATGCGAATGAAGAATATTGATGAAATAGCAGACAACTTTGTTGAAGATATGATGGCGTTCTCAGATCATTTCTCCGATAGGGAGTACATAGAAACGCTCGCAGATAACGCGGGCAGTACACTAAGGTGGGTCGAGGAAAAAGGGGTAGAATTCGAT
This Neobacillus sp. YX16 DNA region includes the following protein-coding sequences:
- a CDS encoding MFS transporter is translated as MNQVSSINTVERSTVKKTMRRILPFILILYVVAFLDRVNLGYAALEMNADLALTAEAFGLLSGLFFISYFIFEVPSNLILHKVGARLWIARIMITWGIVVVLTGFIQSATHLYILRFLLGAAEAGFVPGIILYLTYWFRARERGKATALFFVALPLSALIGAPLSTWIMDTVTWGGLSGWRWMFILEGIPAVLLGIVVLFYLTDRPVNAKWLTEKEKTWLEDELVKERNLSAKLNKSSHLGMLKESKVWKLALFNIAGFVAVNALSYWMPTIIKSLSSSETTNMQIGWLAMIPSIIAIPSILFTGWNADRTGRHKLHLGACVSIAMIGFIGCAFVSSVPLMVLMLSITSAGLYGISGTFYAYITFFFSESTAPAGIALVSTLSSLGGFMGPMLMGIFDFKQAMFIIAGCLLVSLITLFTLRLVKKDQKDLVDTGTVEIPN
- a CDS encoding alpha/beta hydrolase, coding for MTNITQQSIKTANFETYLNRAGEGNSEVILFLHGSGPGVTSFANWRYALKACSETYDCLAPDLLGFGNSSHPETLPKNRQGWMDLWVNQLMELLDELGVQKAHLVGNSLGCSIALELLLEHPERFDQVVLMGPGGTPNTKLSPELARAKGFYDNPSPKKLRQIMSWFVYDAEEMAPIIDAITDYRYETAMKPDVRISNDSIFATAAVPVPVTALRRIEHPVLLVHGRDDMVCSVESSYYLLSHLPNSQLHVYGKCGHWTQIEKQESFNQLIQNYFADII
- a CDS encoding VOC family protein, which translates into the protein MYLPEIAKLGHVALVTPDLEKSLWFFRDVIGLEVTEEVNGTYYLRAWGDFEHHSLSLTAGDRGYVDHIGWRTKRPEDVEGFAQLLEKAGTEVKWIEAGEETGQGRAIRFKLPSQHSFEIYYDVEKPKADEKRRSVLKNQTYKAWARGCSPRRFDHVNIATSMDVQEILDYLGNQLGFKLREYVRYNNETTLAGWMSVTPLVHDIAVITRPQAKTPNQLHHISYWLDNAQDVLRAADILSEEGIKFIGPGKHGVSQALYLYVIDPGSGCRVELFSNSYLIFEPDWEPVEWTEEDHSIANTYWGDSVMDKDMNKPTIEA
- the tcuA gene encoding FAD-dependent tricarballylate dehydrogenase TcuA is translated as MSDNRIYETDIVVVGAGNAAMSAAISARENGASVLVIEKSPEAEKGGNSTYTHGSIRFAYNGVEDLKEIMPDLSPEDIESSDFGVYSEEEFYEDMCRVTNYRTDPELASILTGKSFETMKWLTSHKVRWVPIYGRQAFKVDDKFKFWGGMIVESVGGGPGLVETLHKEASSLGVQTLFNAMATELIHDDQGVHGVIFKHNGKTTKVHAKAVILASGGFHANPEMRTRYLGPKWDLAHARGSRFNTGEGIQMALNIGALASGNWSGCHSVGGDRYLPDFTEGFQKLSYPFGIMVNAEGKRFVDEGADFRNYTYAKYGRLILEQPGQFAWQIFDQKTSRLLREEYKGRQVTKVKAATLEELAEKLEGVNPEGFLQTVKEYNASIRKDIPFNPNIKDGRCTEGLPIPKSNWANTFEEGPFEAYAVTCGITFTFGGLKINPKTEVQDVLSNSIPGLYAAGELVGGLFYFNYPGGAGLMAGSVFGKIAGEKAAKFIKTKELLNS
- a CDS encoding acyl-CoA dehydrogenase family protein, with the protein product MNKVAYSDAYLVDKAKALVPKLKERAKETEEIRRIPEATINELKEAGLFKLLRPQIYGGYQTSMRTYSDVIVEISRGCASTGWILSLCAIRELMVAESFTEKTHQEIYGENEDNVLFAGVYEPRKCIARKVEGGYLIEEGFWMFCSGSLHATWGYFGMAIRDDGGNLVDQALMTLPFEELEIMDDWHVMGLKGTGSNSVKMTNVFIPDHRVVSFADVLNGQFKSDHLRDIPLYNTALFPALALSLALPGLGLAKAALEFFQVTLPNRKAAHIGVENLVDSPTLHSLLAEAALKIDTASMHYYRVADELDAWAASGNFMDKPARVKALADIGYANQVSKEALDILILASGSGYVYEGHPLQRIFRDFWTLYSHRTLSPLITKENYGRVLSGLESNALRY
- a CDS encoding FAD synthetase family protein yields the protein METIYINRDTLADWQGKANACVMALGFFDGLHYGHREVIKTALRKAKDKGVSLAVMSFFPHPKSVLTNGEKQIDYLIPLSVKEKILRGLGVDTFYIVEFTREFAALSPEQYVKDYLVNLGVIHAVAGFDFTYGSMGIGNLERLKNDSGGIIDVTKVEKVACRGEKISSTSIRERLVAGNVEELPDFLGCLYEVEGMWDGQTFKLNPFYTLPAPGKYAVTISMGNSSMPTEVIVEEKSLKPVSELPLYIFGRLSIVWHQRISEEAPSSRPILKVGGLTL
- a CDS encoding oxaloacetate decarboxylase, with the translated sequence MNKCKDFQKLLHEPGSFILPGAYDAMSAKLIEEIGFKAIYATGAGISNAQLGWADVGLTSLKEVVDIVARMADVTNIPIVVDGDTGFGNAINVIRTVKEFERAGVAAIQMEDQVSPKKCGHFNGKEVISKEEMVGKIKAALDARKDENLAIMARTDAIAVNGVEDAIDRAFAYYEAGADIIFVEAPNTVEQLRQITSSLKGIPQVINLVEGGKTPLISLKEAEEIGFKIMLCANTALRSAIKGITESLRILKEEGSQENLLPLICTWEERQSLFKLGQIKEWEKKYLNI